The following are encoded together in the Candidatus Tumulicola sp. genome:
- a CDS encoding peptidylprolyl isomerase, translated as MSKAQRLIAGIASLVLAAGLTACATGGAVATVNGENISTAAFQDKLEASPGARNTLQQMVQETLIMQYAKSNNINVTDQDVSVREDELKANFPNGSWSEMLKARGLSEADVQQALREQIILDKALAKQVTITPAQIKTYFDKNHAAYDKPESVQARHILVANLETAQKVEAALKSGQDFAAVAKQYSVDPGSKDKGGELGTFKRGQMVPAFDKVAFSAPINQISPPVKSQFGYHIIQVEARTPAQTATLASATPRIEEALRQQQEAPLIQPFLQNLQQKAQIKVNDPRFADLFPPPMPMPGGTGAAPAASPSGM; from the coding sequence ATGTCGAAAGCCCAACGCCTTATCGCGGGCATCGCGTCCTTAGTCCTCGCAGCCGGTTTGACGGCTTGCGCGACCGGTGGAGCGGTGGCCACGGTGAACGGCGAAAATATTAGCACTGCCGCATTTCAGGACAAACTCGAAGCGAGCCCAGGCGCGCGCAACACCCTGCAGCAGATGGTGCAGGAAACCCTGATCATGCAGTACGCCAAGAGCAACAATATTAACGTCACCGATCAAGACGTTTCCGTCCGCGAAGACGAGCTGAAAGCCAACTTCCCGAACGGGTCGTGGAGTGAGATGCTGAAGGCCCGCGGTTTGAGCGAGGCCGACGTCCAGCAGGCGTTGCGCGAACAAATCATCCTCGATAAGGCGCTGGCCAAACAAGTAACCATCACGCCGGCCCAAATCAAGACGTACTTCGATAAGAATCACGCTGCGTACGACAAGCCCGAATCGGTGCAAGCGCGCCACATCCTGGTCGCCAACCTCGAAACGGCTCAAAAAGTCGAAGCAGCCCTGAAGTCGGGTCAAGACTTTGCAGCGGTAGCCAAGCAATACTCGGTCGATCCCGGCAGCAAAGACAAGGGTGGCGAACTCGGCACGTTCAAGCGCGGACAAATGGTTCCGGCGTTCGACAAAGTCGCGTTCTCGGCGCCGATCAACCAGATCAGCCCGCCGGTGAAATCGCAGTTCGGCTATCACATCATTCAGGTCGAAGCCCGCACGCCCGCGCAGACCGCTACGCTCGCCAGCGCGACGCCGCGCATCGAAGAAGCGTTGCGTCAGCAGCAGGAAGCACCGCTGATTCAGCCATTCCTGCAGAACCTTCAGCAGAAGGCGCAGATCAAGGTCAACGATCCGCGCTTCGCCGATCTGTTCCCGCCGCCCATGCCGATGCCGGGCGGAACCGGAGCGGCGCCGGCAGCGTCGCCGTCCGGAATGTAA